The following nucleotide sequence is from Psychroflexus torquis ATCC 700755.
AAAAAGCTTTAAGAAGTAGGGTTTTAAAAAATTCTACGCCTAATCTTCTATAAATAATTGTCAAGCTTTTTGAGTTTTTAATTTGATAATACGAGCTCGGCAATAGCGCGTTCGTTTTATAGACAAAACCCAGAAAGGCAAAAACACCTGTGATAAATAGATTTAGAACTAGTGAAATACCAAAGATTGCAATCCAAGAAAATTCAGCCGCATTTGTATGGATTAATAAATTAAGTAATTCTATTGACTGATAAGCTAGAAAAATTGAAAACAAAGAAAATAGCAATTTCTTAATCATTAGAATTGAGCATTTTACGGTTTAGTTTATTTTGAATTGGGAGTTCATTTTATTTATTAGTTTTTTTTGTACTTATTCTAGCATCAGTATAAACCCTAATTTTGGATGTTTTATGAGGTCTATATTCACCATAAGTCCTAGTTTACCTATCAAATATAATCGATTTTTTAATACACCAAGTACTTCTTAATCTCGTGAGCTTCATAAACCATTATTTCCTATCTGTAAACATCAATATATTTTATATTTGTAAAAAAAACAGAAGATGGATACGAAAGTAAGAGTGAGATTTGCCCCAAGTCCAACAGGGCCACTTCATATTGGAGGCGTAAGAACTGCTTTGTATAACTACTTGTTTGCTAAAAAACACCAAGGTGATTTTTTACTAAGAATTGAAGACACCGACCAAAACCGATTTGTAGAGGGTGCAGAGCAGTATATTAAAGAAACTTTGGAATGGTGTGGAATCCCATACGATGAAGGTCCAGGAAAGCCAGGGAATTGTGGGCCTTATAAGCAAAGTGATCGCAAGGAAATCTACGTGGAGCATGTAGATAAATTGATCCAAAGCAATAATGCTTACTACGCCTTTGACACTCCTGAAGACTTGGAGGTGAAGCGCAAAGAAGCAGAGCAAGACCACACGAAATTCAGTTACGGACCAAAAAATAGAAATCAACTCAATAATTCCTTAACTCTTTCTGCGGAAGAGCTGCAGACAAAATTGGATAACAAGGAGAACTATGTTATTCGTTTTAAGACAAAATCGTCTGTAACACTCTCCATTCATGATGAAATTAGAGGGTTTATAGAAGTGGATTCTGAAGTCCTAGATGATAAGGTTCTATTTAAAAGCGACGGCTTGCCAACTTACCACTTAGCAAATATTGTCGATGATCATCTCATGAGAATTACACATGTAATTCGCGGGGAGGAATGGTTACCTTCACTACCCCTTCACATTTCTTTATACGAAGCTTTTGGTTGGGAGACTCCAAAATTTGCTCACTTGCCTCTTATTTTGAAACCAAGTGGAAAAGGAAAATTGAGTAAACGAGATGGAGACCAACTTGGGTTTCCTGTATTTCCTTTAGAATGGAAAGACCCTAAAACAGGAGCTACCTCTTCGGGATATCGCGAGGAAGGATTTTTCCCAGAAACCTTAGTTAACATGTTGGCCTTACTAGGTTGGAATGATGGAACCGAAAAAGAATTTTTTTCTATAAAAGAGCTTACAGAATCTTTTGAACTAGAAAGGGTTCATAAATCTGGAGCTAAGTTTGATCATGAAAAAACAGAATGGTTTCAGCATCACTATATGCAAGAGATGTCCGTCTCCAAATTGGTTCAGGAGTTTTCAATAATCCTGAAGGAGAAGGGAGTAGATGTTCAACAAGCTTACGTGGAGGAAGTCGTTGAAAAAATACGGGAAAGAGCTGCGTTTGTATCAGAATTTTGGGAGTTGTCTTCTTTTTACTTTGAATCGCCTAAAGAATTTGATTCGAAATCGGCTAAAAAAGCCTGGAAAAATGATTCACAAGAATGGATGCGAGCTTTAATCGGAAAGCTGGAAAGTATTGAAGATTTTTCTCAAACCCATGTTCAGAGTGAAGTCAAAGAATGGATCAACACCCAAGGTCTAAGTTTTGGTAAAATTATGCAACCCTTAAGGCTCGCTTTGGTAGGGGCTATGAGTGGACCTGATGTTTTTCATATCGCTGCTTGCATCGGTAAAGAGGACAGTATATATAGACTGAATTATGCCATTGAGAAATTGGCTTAATCTTTTAGTTTTTCGGTGCAATGCAGTCGGAAAAGGTTTATTTTTATATAAATTTTATAACTAATTATTATGGGAACATTTGCAGGTATTTTTATAGTGGTAATTGTTTTTTTTATCATTATAAGTGGAATTTTCACAGTGAAGCAACAAACAGCAGCTTTGGTGGAACGCTTCGGGAAATTTTTGAGTATAAGGAATTCAGGACTGCATTTTAAAGTTCCATTAGTGGACCGTATTGCAGGGAAAATAAATCTTAAAATTCAGCAACTGGATGTCAATATAGAGACTAAAACCAAAGATGATGTGTTTGTTATTCTTAAAGTGTCGGTTCAGTATCAAGTGACTCGAGCTAGAATTTACGATGCTTTTTATAAACTAGAGAGCCCAAGTGCTCAAATTACATCTTATGTTTTTGATGTGGTTCGAGCGGAAGTGCCAAAAATGAAATTGGATGATGTTTTTGTGCGCAAAGACGATGTTGCAAATGCTGTAAAGTCAGAACTTAATGATGCTATGCTAGACTATGGTTACGACATCATAAGAACACTTGTCACAGACATTGATCCCGATGATAAGGTAAAGGCATCTATGAACCGAATTAATGCCTCAGAACGAGAAAAAATAGCAGCTGAGTTTGAAGGTGAAACAGAGCGAATTAAAATCGTTGCTGTAGCCAGAGCCGAAGCAGAAAGCAAACGACTCCAAGGACAAGGGATTGCAGATCAACGTAGAGAAATAGCTAGAGGTCTCGAGGAAAGTGTTGAGGTACTTAATAAAGTAGGAATTAACTCTCAGGAAGCTTCAGCATTAATTGTGGTGACTCAACATTACGATACCCTTCAATCTATAGGAAGCCAAACCAACTCCAACCTTATCCTTATGCCAAATTCTCCTGAAGCGGGCAGCAATATGCTAAACGACATGATTGCTTCTTTTACCGCCGCTAGCCAGATTGGTGATGAGATGAAAAAGCAAAATGATCGCAAAGCGATTCAAGAAAAACCAGATTAAATATAAAAGTTTGGTAGACAGACATTAAAAAAGGCTTGTGAAAATTTCACAAGCCTTTTTTAATGTCTAAAACTATTCATACCAATTTAGTTTTTAAATGAGGCATTAAAAATTATACTACGACGTAACTCAGCACAGGTTTTTTACTTAGGTGAGGAAAAATATATAAGCATAACACTAGTTACGGTTCTATTTTATCACGATTTGTAATACCAAATTATATTTATAATGCCGTATGAATAAATTGAATTATACTTCGACGTGGCTCAGTACAGGTTTTTTGATTGATTGAAATCAAAAATAACTAGCATAGCCTTAGCTACGGTAATTATTTTTAATAAAAAGCAGGTGAAAAAAGCCTGTGCCGAATTCATTTCGGTAAAACGATTTATTGAGACATTATAGGTCTAATTTGGTATAAGTCAAAAAAGCCTGTGTCGAACTCGTTTCGGTAAAACTGATTTTATACGACATTTGAATGCTAAATAAGTATAAGACTCATAGTCCAAACTTTCTCAATATCTGAGTTCCTATTTTAGCATAAACAGCTTTCTGGCCAAAATAAGAGATAAACTCAGCTATAATATTTGTGAACGAAAAAGCACGCCTGATATACACTAAATCAATATTAGCTTTTTGCTTACTAATTTGAGTTTTGAGTTTAAGAATCTTTAGATCCTTATCGATTTCCTTAAATGAATTGTATTTCTTCATCAGTCTGAAGTTTCAGTTTCTTCAAGTCCTTTTTTTAACTCCTCGTCTAAATCAGTATCTGAACTTAAAAGGCTATTTAAGAATGAAAACACTGGTTTTTCCAATAATTTTTTTCCGAAGATACTTACGATAATAAGTATTATACCATAGAAACCTCCAACTACAAAAAATCCATAAGACACCGATCCCAATTTATCACCTATCAAAAAGGCGAAACCCAAAGACACAAAAAAGAGTACTAAAATTAAGATTCCTATTTTAAGTATAAAACGTCCTCCACTGACTATGCTTAAGGCAGATTTCTTAAAGAGATCAAGCTTGTAAAATTCAATAGAATTTTTTATGACATCCTTGGTATCTTGAGATAAGTTATCAAAGTGATCACCTAAATGATTCTCCATGAAGAAATTTTAAGGATTATTTATTCTTCAATTCTTCTTGAAGATTAGAATTTTTCTTTTTCAATTGGTCCAATTCACTTTCAAGTTTGCTCAGCATTCCGTCAGCTTTAGTACTAGCATTAGAAAAAGTTTTATCTAACTTTTCCTCGATGCTTTTTTTTGCTTCTTCAGAAAAAGCAGACAAATGAGAAGATGTTTCTTTATACTTCTTATTTAAGTTTTCTTGTAGATGATCTGCTTCATCTCTCAACTGTTTTCTAGTTTTTTCTCCACTTTGTGGTGCATACAATAATCCTAAACCTACTCCGAGAGCTGTACCGGTTAATAGTGCTAAAATTGTATTTCCTGTCTTATTTCCCATTTTATTAATATTTTATTAATATTAGTTTCAAATTTAAGGAGAACCTAGAGTTATCCCTGTTAATAACCGGTTAATAAATGATTTAACTCAAAAATTTAAGACTTTAGCCACGTTTTAAAATTGATCTCTTTTTGTATAATAGCTTTTACTTCAGACATAGGAACACGCTGTTGCTCCATCGTATCTCGATGGCGAATAGTCACACAATGATCTTCTTTAGTGTCATGATCTACGGTAATACAAAACGGGGTTCCTGCTGCATCTTGTCTCCTGTAGCGTCTCCCTACAGCATCCTTTTCATCATAAACAACATTGAAATCCCATTGCAACTCCTTAAGAAGTTCTTTAGCAATTTCTGGTAAGCCATCTTTCTTCAATAGTGGAAACACAGCCGCTTTTACGGGGGCAAGTATAGAAGGGAGCTTTAATACCGTTCTTGAGCTACCGTCCTTAAGAGTTTCCTCTTGTAAAGCACTCGAAAAAACAGCTAGAAACATTCTATCTAAACCTATTGAGGTTTCAATGACATAAGGCACATAATTTTCACCAAGCTCTGGGTCGAAAAATTGAAGTTTTTTTCCAGATAGATTTTCATGCGCTTTAAGGTCAAAATCTGTTCTTGAGTGAATCCCCTCCAATTCCTTAAAGCCAAAAGGAAAATTGAATTCAATATCGGTAGCGGCATTGGCATAATGCGCCATCTTTTCGTGATCATGGAATCTGTAGTTCTCTTCACCAAGATTTAAAGATTGGTGCCATTTTGTTCTTAACACTTTCCAGTGTTCAAACCATTTGAGTTCTTCTCCAGGACGAACAAAATATTGCATTTCCATTTGTTCAAATTCCCGCTGGCGAAATATAAACTGTCTAGCGACTATTTCATTTCTAAAGGCTTTTCCGATTTGGGCAATCCCAAAAGGGATTTTTAGCCTCCCCGATTTTTGGACATTGGCAAAATTCACAAAAATTCCTTGGGCGGTCTCTGGCCGTAAATAGAGATCGGTTGCCGATTCTGCAGAAGCGCCCAACTTGGTGCCAAACATCAAGTTGAATTGCCTCACTTTGGTCCAGTCTCTAGATCCGCTTACTGGGCAAGCTATTTCCAGTTCTTCGATAAGGGCTTTGACATCATCTAAATCTTCATTGGTTAATGAAGTCGCTAATCGCGTTAAGATTTCTTTGGATTGAGATCTGTACTTGACAACTCTAGGATGAGTGCTTACAAATTCAGCTTCATCGAAAGCATCTCCAAAACGCTTTTTGGCTTTTGCAATTTCCTTTTGTGCCTTTTGTTCTATCTTTTCGGCATAGTCTTCGACCAAAACATCTGCCCGGTATCTTTTTTTAGAATCCTTATTATCGATCATAGGATCATTAAAAGCATCTACGTGACCAGACGCTTTCCACGTGTTGGGATGCATGAGGATTGCAGCATCTAAGCCGACTATCTCTTCATGAAGGTGGACCATACTTTTCCACCAATAGGCTTTAATGTTGTTTTTGAGTTCAACTCCATTTTGCCCATAATCATAAACAGCACTTAAGCCATCATAGATTTCACTGGAGGAAAATATATAACCATACTCCTTAGCATGGGATATTACGTGTTTGAATTTGTCTTGCTCTTTTGCCATACCGCAAAAGTAAAAAAACGCTTCTTGATAATGCGTTTTCGACTGTAAATTATTGACACTTTATATGTTGAGGTTCTACCTTCTTCTTTTTTTATTCTGAAACTATTTTTTCCCTAACTTTAATCAATTAATTTATCTTCAGATGTTTAAGGACTTTAAAAACTTATTATTTCCCAAACTCTGTGCCTGCTGTGATCAAGTCTTACTGAAAGAGGAAGCCTTTATATGTACGTTTTGTAGGCATGAATTACCGCTTTACGCCAACTTTTTTGATGGCCATCACGATTTGCATAAGATCCTTTACGGCAGGGTCCAGCTCGAACGGGCTGCAAGTCTGTTCTATTTTGAAAAAAAGGGACCTATCCAAGCTTTAATTCACGATCTAAAATATAGGGGCAATAAAGAACTGAGTTTTTACTTAGGCAGTTGGTTAGGAGAAATTTTGTTTGAAGCAGGTTGGCAAAGGAGTATTGATGTCGTTATTCCAGTTCCTTTACATAGACAGCGGATGAGAGAAAGAGGCTATAACCAAGTAGAAGGTTTTGGAAAAGCTATTGCTGAAAAGCTGTCTGCAAAGTACACCGATACCATCTTAAAAAGACGTTCTAATTCCAAAACTCAGGTATTCAAAAGCCGAATGGCAAGGTCTGAAGTTATCGGTAATAATTTCTACGCAGAACATCTGCAAGAGGTGTCTGGTCAACATATACTACTTGTGGATGATTTGGTAACTACTGGAGCCACCTTAGAAGCCTGTTATTTAGCTTTGAATGAGGCTGAGGGTATAAAACTAAACATTGCAACGATGGCCATTACCAAATAATAAAATCTATATTTTATTGTTTCTTTGTATAAAATAATTCCCGAAAATGAGAGTTCACTTTTCACGACTAACAGTGTGTATTGTATTAGTTTCTATTCTTTCCTCTTGTGCCCAAAGAGGACGACCAGATGGTGGACCCAGAGATCTAGATCCACCAAAATTTGTGAATTCCACCCCAGAAAATTATACGACCAATTATAAAAAAAATCAGGTTATTATCAATTTCAATGAATTTGTGAAATTGGAAGATGCTAGTCAGAAAATTTTCTTTTCACCTCCTATAGAACCCCGTCCTAGCATTTTTCCTATGGGACAGGCGAGTAGAAATGTGAGGCTGGATATTCCTAGAGATTCGCTAGAAGGCAACACCACCTACACCGTTAATTTTGGAAAAAGCATAGAAGATAATAACGAAGGCAATAAACTCCCTTATTTTAAATATGTGTTTTCCACGGGTAACTATGTGGACTCGCTTCAAGTAGAGGGCAATGTGTTTGATGCTTTCAGTAGAATATCTGATGAAAATATTTCTGTAATGCTTTATGCTTTAGATTCGAACTATACGGATTCTCTTGTTTATGAAGGCAAACCGAGATATATTTCTTTTGTTAGAGATTCGACCTCCTTGTTTAGTGTGGATAATATAAAGCCAGGAAATTATAAAATGGTGGCGATCTCCGATAAAAATAACAACTATAAATTTGATCCCGCTCAAGATAAAATAGGATTTGTAAGTGATACCGTTAAAATTCCTTCAGATCAACTCTACGATATTCTTGTCTTTAAAGAAGAGCTAGAGTTTGAAGCGGTTAGACCTAAGCAGGTCTCCAAGCAACAGTTTGAATTTGGTTTTAAGGGAACTCTTGAAGACTATAAAATCGATCTGATTTCTGAGGCGCCTCAAGATTTTAAGGCGAAATACTTTAAAGATCAAGACATCGACACCATTCACTATTGGTATAAACCCTACCTGGAAAAGGACAGCTTGTTGTTTACCTTCAGTAATCAAGGTCGAATAGATACATTGGAAATCAGACCAAAGCAAATTGAAGAAGACTCTTTAAAAATTTCAGAAGTAACTATTAAAAAGAACAAATTGCTAACTGATTTTAAACTAAAAGCAAACACCCCGATAGTTAGCTTTGAAAAAGACTCCATTAGCTTTATCAATCAAGACTCCTTGGCTATCGATTTTGAATTAGCCCTAGATACGTTGTATAATCAACTGACTTTCAAATTTGAAAAAGAAGAGAAACAATCTTATAAAATAGACTTATTACCAGGTGCTATTGCCGATTTTTTTGAGACTCAAAATGATAGCTTAAGTTTTAGATACAGTACAAAGGCATTGGCAGACTTTGGAAATCTCAATCTCACCATCACCAATATTGAAGAATTTCCCATTATTGTTGAATTGGTGAATGAGAAAGGGGACGTTGAATCTACGGTATATGAAACCGAAAAATCCACGGTTAATTTCAAATTGATTACGCCGGGGTCTTACTTTATAAGATTGGTATATGATAAAAACGCCAATGGGAAATGGGATACAGGAAACTTTCTGAAGAGGGTAAACCCCGAACCTGTCCTCTACGAAGCACAGCCAGTTGAAATTCGCGCCAATTGGGATGTGCAGTTAAGTATCACTCTATATTAGAATAGTCGTGTCCAATTAGACTATAAGACCGATGTATTACCATGCATTAGACTTGATTTTACTTATCCATCATAATCTTAAATTGGATTATAGGGGATAGTCGAAGGACAAATTGGTATTACTCACGAGTTCAAGTAGGATGGCATAATTCCGTTTTAAAAACCCCATTAATTTCTACTGCTTCTTTTTTGCTGCCTATCGCAGATGCTCGTGATAGTGGTTTTTACAATAAATAGGACACAAGACCTTATCCGATTTGCCAATGGTTGTTTTTTCACCTATGTCGTATTTATTTTTCACAAAACCTCCATTAGGACGTAACTTTAGGCTATCCGTTCTTAACGGTTAATTACCTTTAAATGATTAAAAAAGTAGTTTTATAAGGTTTGTTTTAACTCATTTAGGTAATCAAGGGATGATTTATTTATGACTAAAAACAATGAAAGCAACTAAAGATCAAAGTATGTATCGCAAAGCTGTAAAGACACCAACGAAAACCCTTGGAGCACCCCACACACTTTACGTCAAAGTATTGCCACACCCCTTATGGAACGGCGGACAAGCTTAAGACATATCCAGATCGCTTTAGGGCATAATAGCTCAAAAACCACAGAAATTTATACTAGAGTTTTAGCGATGAATAACAAAACAATAAAAAGTCCATTGGATATTATGTATGAAAGTGTTAGTTTAGATAAAAATAAAACAACGTCCTAAATAGATATATACCCTATAATGAAGATTTGAATAGGGTTTATACGGATGTTGGCTATTATATAAAATGACACGTAAAGAATTCGACATATCACTTTATCATATAATTTTTGGAGATTTAAGAAAATACCAAAACCTAATTGAAACTTTCTTAAGTACTCAAAAAAAAGAGCTTGAAGAAAACACCAATGAAGTTGACGTTAATGACCAAATGAATGATAGTGAAAAATACGAAAAATATTTAGATTTGATTGGTACAGAAAGTTATGAGAAATTTGAAAAGTATCATGATATAGCTAGACTATTTCCCCATAACTTTAGAGTTTCTTTTTTGACTCAAGTTATCTCAGTAATTGAAAAAGAGTTAAAAAGATTATGTAATGATTTAGGAAACATAAAAAACCAAACCTTTATGGTTGCTGATTTAAAAGGGAGTAACGACTTTCTAAAATGTAAAGAGTATTTAAAAAAAATTTCAAGTATTGATTTTAACTCAATAAATGCCGAATGGGAATATATTTTACAATGTAAATCTCTTAGAAATAATTTAGTCCATTCAGGTAATATAATTAAAATGGATAATAAAAAATTAGTCAACTTTATAAAAAACAATGACTCTTTTGATTGTGAATATGAAGAATTTATAGATAAAAAGGAAGACATAGTGACCTTCGTAATAGTCAACAGTAAATTAATTGACAAATTGATTAATCAATCTCAAAAGCTATTTGAAAATCTGTTAGGCTTAAAATACAATAGCTAACACTATATATAGCAAATTGGGCGATTAGTACTTAATCCAATGGTTGTTGTCTATTTGCAAAGTCGCCAAATCTTTTGATTTGGTATTAAAAGAGAAAAATTAAAACAAAATAAAAAGATTTGGCTTGTGGTAAACCGAAAGTAATCGCTTATTTTCTGCCCAACTTGCCATATATTTAACGTTACCCAACATTAAAAACACAACTATAGAAAAATGAGTACAGGAAAAATTTTAGGAGGAATATTAGTAGGAGTTGGTGCAATAGCTGCTGCTCCATTTACAGGAGGAGGTTCATTATTTGCAGCTGGAGTTTCACTATCAGCAGCACTTGGAGGAACTGCAGTCGCAGCTGCAGTTGGCGCAGGAATTGCAGGTGGAACTGCAGGAGCTGTAATGGCTAATAAAGAAAACAAAGAAAAAGATCAGGCTAATAAAAACCATTTTAACGAAGGCGTTAAATCTGGAGAGAATGAAACTAAACAAAAATTTAATTCTATTTTAAAAACACAAAAAGATAGAGATGAATTAATGTTGATTTCAATAAAAATAGGCGTTTATGTTAGTAAAGTTGATGGTGTTATCGATAAAAAAGAATTAGAAGAATTAAATAAACTTTGTCTTTTTATTAAACAAAATCCAACTACACCTCAATTTATAAAAGATGAGGTAAATATAATAATAAATTCTAGTATAACTTTCTCTGAATTAAATACAGAAATTGATAAATTTTTGGAAACAAAATCTGAAAGTTACAAATCACAAACAATTATATTTTTTGATAAATTAATAGAAACAATTATTAATGCTGATAAATATGTACATACGAAAGAATCTGAATTTTTAAAGAATTGGAGAAAAAAATACCAAAATTAAGTATATGCAGAATAGTTTAGATAAATACTATGATATTTCATTAAATGATAAAGGTTTTAATGAGTTAAACAAAACTCATTTTAAAAATAGTAAAAAAGTAACTTCTCAGTACGAACTTGATAATGTTGAAAAAATAATTTGCTGGATAACTGGACTTTCTGCAGGTTTAGTAGATGCCTTTTTTGTAACAAACTATAAAAACCTAAACACAGAAAATGTTACTAAAATTAAGGATAATTTACACTTAAAGAATACAGGAAAAGTAAATGAAGCTGTTGACAATAGAATCAAAAATTTATTTTCACAAGATAAAATTTCTGAACTAGAACAAAAATTTAAAGTTCCTTACGATGCATCTTCAAGTAAAAATTTAAGTGAATATGTCAGTGGTTTAAACCCTAAAACACATAGAATTCAATCATTAGGCCACGATCCTATTTTAGGATTTTATTATGGTATTAGAGATATTTTAAGAGGTCAATTTACTGCAATTGATAATGCTGGAGATTTAATTACTCAAAGTATCTCTAGTAATAATGCTATCGGTATGAATTTATTTAAAGCAATTGCTTTACAATTTGGACATTTATGTTCTGACATTTCTACACCAGCTGGACTACCAATACCTTTTATGTCTCAATTGTTAAGATTAAAAGGAGGAAATGTTGAAGGTTTTTCTTTTAATAGATTAATTAAAAATATGTATGCCAAGGGTTATAATTTTAACCACTTGTTATCAATGAGTGTACCTGCTTTAATAATTGAAGTTTTAACTAGATTATCGTATTTTGTTTATTCCTTATCTAAAGGTTTAAGCTTTAAAGAATCAATTCCAATCAATAAAGTAAAATTAGATAAATTACTTTTCAATTCTTACTTAATCGCATCTGGTTGTAATGGTGTTAAAATGATAGCTACAAACGGAAATGTTTTTGCTTTTAATCCAGTACTTTGGTCAGGAACGTTAAAATATGGATTTACCGAATTCAAAAGATATTTAAAAAATGAAAAGGAAGTAGAAAGACATAAATATGTAATTGAAATATACAAACAGAACGAAGTTGAATTAGACCTATCGATTGAAGATAATCTTAAGTACTACAAATAAAAAACGTAGGCTAATAACTAAGCATATGGCTTGCCGATAGGCCAAAGCTATATGATTTGTTGACTGATCCGGTATTTTTAAATAAGGGGGAATTCGATGAGTTGGCAGGAACCTTACAAGAGGAGAAGGTTGTTTTTAGAGTGCTTTGCATCCCTTTTTATTCAGTTGCTTATCTAAATAAGGTACTTTTTAGGGAGATCATGCTTTTTTTGTGTGAGAATCTGCTGTTTTTTATCATTTTCCTTCAGTTTAGGCACTAGTAAGTCAAGGCTCTTTTTAGAACTGTTTTTTAATTTTTGTATTCCAGTTTATTCTTTATAATTTTTTTGTAATCCTTTGGTGGACCTCGACTGTCAAAAGTAAAAAGTGTGATCAAGGTTTGCTTTTTACAACTCGGACAACAGCGATGTAAGGACTTCTCTTGAGTGGCAAAGGTTAATATGTGTGCCAAGTTTTTATCTCTTAATTGCAGTTGTAATAGCGGCAACTTCTCTTTTTTCCAACTGCTGCTCAAAAACCCATAATGCCTTATTCGGGTAAAGCCTTTGGAAAGAATATGGAGTTGAAAACGCCGTATAAATTCTTTAGTGGAGAGTGTTAGTGTGGTTTTTTGCCCACCTTTTCTATAGTCTTTTAAACTAAATGTAATCCTCCTTTTTTCTTTATCAATCGACAAGATACGGTGATTACTTATCGCTATTTTATGGGTGTACCTACCTAAATATTCAATCACATGTTCTGGTTTTCCAAAAGGAGATTTGGCATACACCACCCACTCTTTTTTAAACAACTTATCATATAAAGATTGCGGTAATTGGGGAAGTGCCTTTCGTAATTTGGACACAAAACGACCTCTAAATTTATCACTCATCGCCTCTACTGAAAATAGAAAATCATCTTTTGCTGTTCCTCTTTTCCAGAATCCTGCCTCACAAACACCTCCCTCTGGGACAATACAGTGCAAATGTGGGTGTAATTGCAAATTCTGTCCCCAAGTATGTAGCACGGCAATCATCCCTAGTTTTGCACCTAGATGTTTGGGGTTGTGTCCAAAGGCAATAAGGTTTCCCATGCGCTATCAAATAAGATCTTATATAGCACTTTGGGATAAGGTATTGCCACAGAATTGAGATGGTCTGGGAGTGTAAAAACAACATGAAAATAAGGCACAGGAAGGAGTTCTTGCGTTCTTGCAGCAACCCACTCATGCTGCTTATGCCCTTGGCAAGTAGGACAATGCCTATTGCGACAGGAATTGAATTGCAAATGGAGCTTCTTGCAATTCATACACCAATCTAAATGTCCACCAAGAGCTTTAGTGCGGCATTTTCTTATCGCATGCAAAGCTCTTTTATTCCAACTGGTATAGGCTATTTCTTGTAGATGATCTACCTCTAGATTCAATACCTCTGCTACTCTATGTTTGGGTTGCATTAGTTTGTAAACAAGGTATCCAGTGGACTAAATTTAGCAGAGCTAACTAGGTCAACCACCTGCAAATAAACCAACGTGGTTTCTATATAAGCAAGGCAGCGCAAGTAATTGTTTAAGGTGCTTTTTGCTTTACTAGTGATGGCAAAGCTCTGTGTGAGTTTACCTACTAATACCTCAAATTCTGGAACTCCGTTCAAAGCGATTTGCTCAATAATCTTACTTTTTTTTTATACATCATTATAGATATTTTGTGAATCCATTAAGATAATGTATTTTTATAACTAACTGAAAAAGCTTCCGAGGTACGAGGATTAGTTCAACACAGTATATAATTTATTGCTGGC
It contains:
- a CDS encoding Ig-like domain-containing protein produces the protein MRVHFSRLTVCIVLVSILSSCAQRGRPDGGPRDLDPPKFVNSTPENYTTNYKKNQVIINFNEFVKLEDASQKIFFSPPIEPRPSIFPMGQASRNVRLDIPRDSLEGNTTYTVNFGKSIEDNNEGNKLPYFKYVFSTGNYVDSLQVEGNVFDAFSRISDENISVMLYALDSNYTDSLVYEGKPRYISFVRDSTSLFSVDNIKPGNYKMVAISDKNNNYKFDPAQDKIGFVSDTVKIPSDQLYDILVFKEELEFEAVRPKQVSKQQFEFGFKGTLEDYKIDLISEAPQDFKAKYFKDQDIDTIHYWYKPYLEKDSLLFTFSNQGRIDTLEIRPKQIEEDSLKISEVTIKKNKLLTDFKLKANTPIVSFEKDSISFINQDSLAIDFELALDTLYNQLTFKFEKEEKQSYKIDLLPGAIADFFETQNDSLSFRYSTKALADFGNLNLTITNIEEFPIIVELVNEKGDVESTVYETEKSTVNFKLITPGSYFIRLVYDKNANGKWDTGNFLKRVNPEPVLYEAQPVEIRANWDVQLSITLY